Proteins encoded by one window of Octopus bimaculoides isolate UCB-OBI-ISO-001 chromosome 4, ASM119413v2, whole genome shotgun sequence:
- the LOC106877093 gene encoding pyrroline-5-carboxylate reductase 2 isoform X2: MLKFIQTLGVTTTSKNEEVIKNTQVVFIAVKPKVVSCLLDEIHPFVSSDKLVVSIAAGIRLSSIEERLPQSTRVVRVMPNTPALVQAGAAVLAPGKSARAGDNDLVAELLSSVGICEEGTEENLDAVTGLSGSGPAYAFAAIEALADGGVKMGLPRALSTKLAAQTLLGAAKMVLETGKHPGQLKDEVCSPGGTTITAMHTLEKAGFRAALIDAVEAATKHSQSLAKNS; this comes from the exons ATGTTGAAATTTATTCAG ACATTAGGTGTGACAACAACATCAAAGAATGAAGAAGTTATCAAGAACACACAGGTGGTTTTTATTGCAGTAAAACCTAAGGTTGTGTCTTGTCTACTGGATGAAATCCACCCTTTCGTTAGTTCTGACAAGTTAGTAGTGTCTATCGCTGCAGGAATCCGATTATCTTCTATTGAAGAG cgtctACCTCAATCAACCCGTGTGGTGAGAGTTATGCCAAATACTCCAGCTCTTGTACAAGCTGGAGCAGCCGTGTTGGCCCCAGGAAAATCTGCACGTGCTGGAGACAATGACTTGGTGGCTGAATTACTCTCTAGTGTTGGAATTTGTGAAGAAGGAACTGAAGAGAACCTTGATGCTGTCACAGGGCTCAGCGGCAGTGGACCAGCTTAt GCTTTTGCAGCTATTGAAGCCCTTGCTGATGGTGGAGTCAAAATGGGTTTACCCCGAGCACTCTCTACTAAACTTGCAGCACAAACCCTTTTG GGTGCAGCAAAGATGGTTTTAGAAACAGGAAAACACCCAGGTCAGTTGAAAGATGAAGTATGTTCTCCTGGTGGAACTACAATTACTGCTATGCACACACTTGAGAAAGCAGGCTTCAGAGCTGCACTAATAGATGCAGTGGAAGCAGCAACTAAACATTCTCAATCTCTAGCAAAAAACAGTTAA